In Kryptolebias marmoratus isolate JLee-2015 linkage group LG2, ASM164957v2, whole genome shotgun sequence, the genomic stretch agaCAGCAGCTTTAAGCTAATGTTAGCAACACTGCAGCTTTAAGCTActattagcaaaacagtaggtGCAAGTCACGTGGAGCATAAAGagaacagacagattttaaaaagtaaaaatgtttttacagaaactgaagagattttacggagaaataaaggtaaatattttgaaaagtttaaaagttacacaaaccaAACATCACGGCGCTCTGCGGCAGCTTtagctgattgttttaaaatcccACAAAGTAAGAAGCAGTTTGActacaaaaatgtctgaaagaACCTATAGCCAGGAGAACCGTGTTATTGCTGAGTCATCATTCCTCCACTGTTTCTGATGAGATGACgtgaatcaaaacaaacaccacCTGGTGGACACTGGTGGTACTGCACCCTCAGGTTTCTCTCTTCACATCTGTCACCTCTGTGTGACTTCAGACCGAGCTGCAGTcggcctttttgtttttttacagggtTTAAATCTAAAAGGGCTCACCTGTCAGCGAGGAAACGGCCCAGTACTCCGCGCGGATGTCGCTCGCGAACTTCAGGGCGTCCTGCTCGATCCGAGAATACTGAGCGGGAGACTGTTGGACgaagacagacaggagaagaCGTGAGACTCGAGCGTTCAGGACGGGGTTTACCTCCGCCCAGGAGGTtagcctgtctgcctgcctgatcacgactgatttcaaggtcatggggtcaaaggtcacaggtatctgctcctacatgtgaccttTTTGTGTCCGTTGGTCTGTCCGCTTAGCAaggatcaggtaaaaactaatgaacagatctggatgaaacgttcaggaaatgttggggttaaaTCAAAACCCAAcggattaaattctggttctgatccggattatgatccagattatgatctggatcaaACTAGTTTTTAATCACCCTGTagtcttggtggaggtttgtgtttcctgagtgcttctagtttccTACACtgacatgtgaacacaaaaaaacaaacgtttttTACCACATTGATGCTTAAAGAGCCGCTTTTGTCCAACTGGTAGATCTAAAGAAATGTGGattatttttatctcttattaaattaaaaaaagacaaactaaacttTCACAAACCGTGACTCACGTCAGGACAGAAGAACAATCTGCAGTAAAggagtctttaaaaaaaaaaaaaaagcaccggTTCACATTCTTTTCGAGCTCGTCCACAAATAATTTGGGgttcagaggagaggagagacatTCCTGAGGTCTGAACCAGAACTGGGGTCGGTCCAATAAAAACGCCCTCAAACCGGTTCCCCTCCCCCCGGGCGGTCTGGAGAATACCGACACTCAGGTCCTTCTTTGTGCCGACGAGGAACAGCTGGACGCTGGTGGGGTCATTCTCCTTCAGGGCGTCCTCCAGCCACTGCCTGCAGGCGAGGAAACGCCGCGttgaaaaaaatcatcaaaaaacagAAGCGGTTCTGATCGGGGGGGGGGAAGCTCACCTGGCGTGGCCCAGAGAGGCGATGTCGTTCAGGTCGAACGCGATGATGACGACTgcggaggaaaacaaacaaacaagtcgTTGGTTTTTCGGCTCttcaggctgtttttgtttcctcgacgctgaaagtaaaaaaaaggaccGACCCTGAGCTCCTCTGTAGTACGTCGAGGCGATGCACTTAAACCTCTCCTGGCCCGCAGTGTCCCACCTGCAACACAGGGGGGCGCCGCCGAGACAACAGCTGAATGACAGCAACACCAGCTAAAATCAActaaacacaagctaaaactaCCCGAACTGTCGCTCCTGGGTCTGaagagctaaaaggagcaaaaccgcaactaaaagaaaaacagcagctaaaagctaaacttgccacaactgtagctaaaagcctaATGCAGTTAAATctcagctaaaggctaaatgtagcaaaaaaaagtagctaaaagctaaaattagcaatgCTTGAAGagaattaaaaagagaaaaactgaagcttcaattaacaaaactgtctaaaaagctcaaattagctaaacttagcttttaaaacaaaaacagaagctaaaccATAATGAGCAAAAGTGTAACTGAAGGCAGtagttagcaaaacagtagctgaaagctaaatctAGACAAATAGCAGCTGAGTCATCAGTCACATTGTCGTTTTTCATTGAGTCATCAGTCACTCTGTCATATTTTGCTGAGTCATCagtcactgttgtttttttgtttgtttgtttttgctgagtCATCAGTCACTGTCGTTTTTTGTTGAGTCATCAGTCACTCTGCCATTTTTTTGCTGAGTCATCAGtcactctgttgttttttgctcAGTCATCAGTCAGGCTTACAGCTGCAGGCTGAAGGGAACGCCGAGCACCTCGAAGCGCTCCATCTCAAAGTCGACACCAATCGTCGCTTTGTAGTTCTTATCGAAGACGTCCTTACAAAACCTGAAACCAGAGGAGATGAAGAGTCTGTTAGTGAGGAAGACTATTGGTGAGGAAGAGTCTGTTGGTGAGGAagagtgttttatttctttctgtattcTAACAGAAACCAGGATCAAACACCTGAGTGTTAAAGTAACAGACAGGTAAACCGGCAGAACTCTGAGGTTACCTGTTGATCAGGCAGGTCTTCCCCACAGCCAGGTCGCCCACAACGATGACCTTCGAGATTTTAAATCTGACGGAGAAGAAGACGCAGCAGGtcaagaagaagagcgccattAATGCGACAAGATGGAGACACTTCAAATCAAACATCAGAAAAATGAGtttcaggattttcttttagttcaacGCCATCATAAACCCTCCAGTGTCCATGAcctgtttttacagtttctgtgGGCGGAGCTACagtccttggttggtgacgtagaaggaggcggggccagctgcgGCAGACCGCTGTACGACACTGAGGAGGTCAATGTCAGCATTTATCagggaaatggaagcagaagaagaagaggaccgctttgaaaacacattttttaaagcgacgCTGTCGGGAATTGGAGGGGTCTGAT encodes the following:
- the rab34a gene encoding ras-related protein Rab-34a, which gives rise to MSVRVSSLSVFPPVRRDRVIAKLPQCFRREAALHVEDEFSGKVRTACQEQRTGTVGFKISKVIVVGDLAVGKTCLINRFCKDVFDKNYKATIGVDFEMERFEVLGVPFSLQLWDTAGQERFKCIASTYYRGAQVVIIAFDLNDIASLGHARQWLEDALKENDPTSVQLFLVGTKKDLSSPAQYSRIEQDALKFASDIRAEYWAVSSLTGENVSEFFFRVAALAFETNVLAELERSGTRQIGDVVRINSASGDLSAASKKKPSSCCQ